Proteins found in one Acidobacteriota bacterium genomic segment:
- a CDS encoding NACHT domain-containing protein: protein MSNVLKKDIAGDYALRLSWRYQDIDFLGLPNLKDNPTVRLDDIYVPLRVTWDNRRDPKQKPLYIPEALEQRAAENIRHLVVLGDPGSGKSTLVKVIVSAFGRSANSSFKRMFGELLPVPIILRDYKDKVRKWKKPEDMLHDFIATLDAEIRGDISTEWLFEQLRDGQGFLLLDGLDEIGNVEDRKHLRDKVVKPLLKEITRSYAILTSRIVGYDEVPFEHRGIKKIPLVDDEGEPLWEPFGIVRCYVAPFADEDIEQFIVRWYKAREPLPERQQAGIESFKRALSQNDRVRRLAENPLLLTLMALVHRVTANLPSGRVKLYDKIVEAFLETIQIYRQFGTPATLDEMKRWLAKVGWQMQNRRYESLNKDEDLWVHRDVVLRWLTEAIEEERGTSRAKEDAEKFLDYVARRSGLLIPRGPEHFAFVHLTFQEYFAAFELRGMVRRFDELAEICAKLASQRIWHETLNLLFEMLTEFSGACNDLFDEIKNKTASNVKTKETAVELFSTLLLDEDNGLSRAKQQEACEVVLAFVCQNYSEAVIKNLRNFSEPASRQVNDWFKRRLETVTPSRLLGHSFFLIGGELFENWHETLWTWVNTREEIELDDLQFAQIMLIEARDLETYRQVCLWGIEKLPLDVWLRNIITYDLNLADIYRFEIYSNHTDSPRHRLLVEASCLNAICKPQIFKFIVYMLGLARTHALTRSSARECQRALTRTLALAHRRALASVLASERTLALTSERTRALARVLASERARVLASVLVRARSRDLSRNLVSSARSRALLRARARARALAGDLASTLVRTQRPNVQIKAAHKVFVVAEWIFFAPEVFDEEGDEVINQLQKLTQANDDWTRLQALSALLLLGEGSLTMCNERNLLLEKGIKHSQSFTFPIEFRSETESKEFINRLPRLLEIVCLHDPDDIWLRPELFDASRPESKYFLSKPREFFVLAAEALDPEHETELWKWREAQEEKIRSTQ, encoded by the coding sequence ATGTCGAATGTTTTAAAAAAAGATATTGCTGGGGATTATGCTCTGCGTCTATCGTGGCGTTATCAGGATATAGATTTTCTCGGCTTGCCTAATCTGAAAGACAACCCTACTGTTAGGCTCGATGATATTTATGTGCCTTTGCGTGTAACTTGGGATAACCGACGCGACCCCAAGCAAAAGCCGCTTTATATCCCCGAAGCGTTGGAACAACGCGCCGCAGAAAATATCCGCCATCTGGTGGTGCTTGGTGATCCGGGCAGCGGGAAATCCACCCTGGTTAAAGTTATTGTTTCGGCTTTCGGACGGTCGGCAAATTCATCGTTTAAAAGAATGTTTGGCGAATTGCTCCCCGTGCCGATTATCTTGCGCGATTACAAAGACAAAGTTCGCAAATGGAAAAAGCCCGAAGATATGTTGCACGATTTCATTGCTACGCTCGATGCGGAAATCCGCGGCGACATCTCAACTGAGTGGTTGTTTGAACAATTGCGCGACGGGCAAGGCTTTTTGTTGCTTGACGGGTTGGATGAAATTGGCAATGTCGAAGACCGTAAACATCTTCGTGATAAGGTTGTGAAACCTCTGCTCAAAGAAATAACCCGGAGCTATGCGATTTTGACCAGTCGCATTGTTGGGTACGATGAAGTTCCGTTTGAACACAGAGGGATTAAAAAAATTCCGCTGGTGGACGATGAAGGCGAGCCATTATGGGAACCTTTTGGAATCGTTCGTTGCTACGTTGCTCCCTTTGCAGATGAAGATATCGAACAGTTCATCGTTCGTTGGTACAAAGCTCGTGAACCGCTGCCCGAAAGACAACAGGCAGGCATTGAATCTTTCAAACGCGCGCTCAGTCAAAACGACCGCGTTCGCAGGCTGGCGGAAAACCCACTGCTGCTGACATTGATGGCGTTGGTGCATCGTGTGACGGCAAATCTGCCATCAGGTCGCGTCAAACTTTATGACAAAATCGTTGAAGCTTTTCTGGAAACCATTCAGATTTATCGCCAGTTTGGAACACCCGCAACGCTTGATGAAATGAAACGCTGGCTTGCGAAAGTCGGCTGGCAAATGCAGAACCGGCGTTATGAATCCCTGAACAAAGATGAAGATTTATGGGTTCATCGTGACGTGGTTTTGCGCTGGCTGACGGAAGCGATTGAGGAAGAACGCGGCACAAGCAGGGCGAAAGAGGATGCAGAAAAATTTTTGGATTATGTGGCACGCCGTAGCGGGTTACTGATTCCGCGCGGACCTGAGCATTTCGCATTTGTGCATTTGACCTTTCAGGAATATTTCGCGGCGTTCGAGTTGCGTGGCATGGTTCGCCGCTTTGATGAGCTTGCTGAAATTTGCGCCAAGTTAGCTTCGCAACGTATATGGCATGAAACCTTGAATCTGCTTTTTGAGATGCTCACAGAGTTTTCAGGAGCCTGCAACGATTTGTTCGATGAAATTAAGAATAAGACGGCAAGTAATGTCAAAACGAAAGAGACCGCCGTTGAACTCTTCTCTACCTTGTTGCTTGACGAAGATAACGGGCTGAGTCGCGCCAAGCAGCAAGAAGCTTGCGAAGTTGTTTTAGCATTCGTTTGCCAAAATTATAGCGAAGCCGTCATTAAAAACTTGCGAAATTTTTCCGAACCTGCAAGTCGTCAGGTGAATGACTGGTTTAAGCGACGGCTTGAAACCGTAACTCCCAGCCGTCTGCTGGGGCACAGTTTCTTCCTGATTGGCGGTGAATTATTTGAGAATTGGCATGAGACGTTGTGGACCTGGGTTAATACAAGAGAGGAGATCGAGCTTGATGATTTGCAGTTTGCACAAATAATGCTCATTGAGGCGCGAGACCTCGAAACCTACCGACAGGTTTGCCTTTGGGGAATCGAAAAGCTACCGCTGGATGTTTGGTTGCGCAACATTATAACTTATGACCTTAACTTAGCCGACATTTATCGATTCGAGATTTACTCGAACCATACCGATTCCCCCAGACATCGTTTATTGGTCGAAGCCAGTTGCCTAAACGCTATTTGTAAGCCTCAAATTTTCAAATTTATTGTCTATATGCTGGGGCTCGCACGAACGCACGCTCTGACGCGAAGTAGTGCGCGTGAGTGCCAGCGCGCACTAACCCGCACACTGGCACTTGCGCACAGACGCGCACTGGCGAGCGTCTTGGCGAGCGAGCGCACTCTCGCACTAACGAGCGAGCGAACGCGTGCACTGGCGCGCGTCCTGGCGAGCGAGAGAGCGCGCGTCCTGGCGAGTGTCCTGGTGCGCGCGCGCTCGCGCGATTTGTCGCGCAATCTGGTGAGCAGTGCGCGTTCGCGCGCACTTTTGAGAGCGCGCGCTCGCGCACGAGCGTTAGCGGGTGATTTGGCGAGCACACTAGTGAGGACGCAACGTCCAAACGTGCAAATCAAAGCGGCGCATAAAGTATTCGTCGTAGCCGAGTGGATATTTTTTGCCCCCGAAGTCTTCGACGAAGAAGGCGATGAGGTAATTAACCAGTTGCAAAAACTTACTCAAGCAAATGACGATTGGACGCGGCTACAAGCGCTGTCGGCATTGCTTTTGCTCGGCGAAGGCTCTCTCACAATGTGCAACGAACGAAACCTCTTGCTTGAAAAAGGTATCAAGCATAGCCAGAGCTTTACTTTTCCCATAGAGTTTCGTTCAGAAACTGAATCCAAAGAATTTATTAATCGTTTGCCCAGATTGCTTGAAATTGTTTGTTTGCATGACCCCGATGATATTTGGCTGCGCCCCGAACTCTTTGACGCCTCGCGCCCCGAATCAAAATATTTTCTCTCCAAGCCTCGTGAATTTTTTGTGCTCGCCGCCGAAGCGCTTGACCCTGAGCACGAAACCGAATTGTGGAAATGGCGCGAAGCACAGGAAGAAAAGATACGTTCAACCCAATAA
- a CDS encoding GNAT family N-acetyltransferase produces MAIDFRSARLTDIEWLLAAMREFYAIDGYPFDEAITRRNLEKFIADETLGKLWLIENDAKPIGYLVLTFSFSFEFRGRDAFLDELFIDAHFRGQGIGKTAMRFLEERCREYGVQALHLEVERENIAAQKLYKQFGFQDHDRYLMTKRLVE; encoded by the coding sequence ATGGCAATTGATTTCCGCTCTGCAAGGCTCACAGATATTGAATGGCTACTCGCAGCCATGCGCGAGTTCTATGCGATTGACGGCTATCCGTTTGATGAAGCGATAACGCGCAGGAATTTAGAAAAATTTATCGCCGACGAAACGCTTGGCAAACTCTGGTTGATTGAAAACGACGCGAAACCGATTGGTTATCTCGTATTGACCTTCAGTTTCAGTTTTGAATTTCGCGGGCGCGATGCTTTCCTTGACGAACTGTTCATTGACGCGCATTTTCGCGGGCAAGGCATCGGTAAAACCGCCATGCGTTTTCTTGAAGAAAGGTGCCGCGAGTACGGCGTACAGGCTTTGCACCTGGAAGTCGAACGCGAAAATATTGCTGCACAAAAGCTCTATAAACAATTCGGCTTTCAAGACCACGACCGTTATCTGATGACCAAACGACTGGTCGAGTAA
- a CDS encoding GNAT family N-acetyltransferase translates to MSNEEKLNPPVLLDKKHDRAAFDCGVAELNEYLKRYALQNQKKRAARTYVATRGNQIVGYYTLVYGSVAYEEAPEKVKAGLGKYPIPIILLARLAVDLSERGKRLGEGLLKDALLRTLQAAEIAGLRAVLVHAKDESVKKFYARFGFEPSPMDELHLFLKLADIQANLLD, encoded by the coding sequence ATGAGCAATGAAGAAAAGTTAAATCCTCCTGTCCTGCTTGATAAAAAACACGACCGCGCCGCTTTCGATTGTGGAGTTGCGGAACTTAATGAATATCTGAAACGCTACGCGCTGCAAAATCAAAAGAAGCGCGCGGCGCGAACCTATGTTGCCACCAGAGGCAACCAGATTGTTGGTTACTACACGCTGGTTTACGGCTCGGTCGCTTACGAAGAAGCGCCCGAAAAAGTAAAAGCAGGTTTGGGCAAATATCCGATTCCGATCATTTTGCTGGCGCGGTTGGCAGTTGATTTAAGCGAACGCGGCAAGCGGTTGGGAGAAGGACTTTTAAAAGATGCGTTACTGAGAACGCTGCAAGCGGCAGAGATCGCCGGACTCAGAGCCGTTCTGGTTCACGCAAAAGATGAATCGGTAAAAAAGTTTTATGCGCGTTTCGGTTTTGAGCCGTCGCCGATGGATGAGTTGCATTTGTTCCTAAAACTCGCCGATATTCAGGCAAATTTGCTTGATTGA
- a CDS encoding DUF1778 domain-containing protein, which translates to MEAKQNLKETRLIIKTSMRQKERIAKAARLKKISVNDFVLENAAKAASQVLAEQADFTLSKKQWKKFCEALDAPPRKIPALKKLLTSPSAFDEQ; encoded by the coding sequence ATGGAAGCTAAGCAAAACCTTAAAGAAACGCGGTTGATTATCAAAACTTCAATGCGACAGAAAGAACGGATTGCGAAAGCGGCGCGTCTCAAAAAAATTTCCGTGAATGATTTCGTTTTAGAAAACGCCGCGAAAGCCGCCAGTCAGGTTTTAGCCGAGCAAGCCGATTTCACTTTATCAAAAAAGCAATGGAAAAAATTTTGTGAAGCCTTGGATGCGCCGCCGCGAAAAATTCCGGCGCTTAAAAAGTTATTAACCTCACCGAGTGCTTTCGATGAGCAATGA
- a CDS encoding prolyl oligopeptidase family serine peptidase, producing MKYQKILSISLMFTIFLVSISVFATQPFIQAQSSRFTVDDLLDVTNINVADFSEDGKWIVATASTLRDRIGIDNHRFGDPTYIAPALADILLIETQTGKTQKLFPTRRQVRALRWSPDASRLAMLLLEGELFKPVVWERATGKLNSITLPPNKLVAENTELEWSADSSQLLLSLRSADWKKRASDRFKSLTAAPIVTLSSKDPFLAWEELRRMANLRSLAICDVKSNQVREVVAESRINAFDFSEDSTFITYSEDITKKTDYDTIGGVDNQVQLISAQGGAARTLIKSTKGLNIIWSRDTRSYAYTKDGNIFIAKIDDKEARQLTGKKDEKSDTKDDADKKDESKTDDKAKSGKETFNAVRLSARGEALVASNKEGLWLIDTTTGAKENFLKQNEEDKEAPRYQVSDWSADGENIYLSYASRTRWERGFMRYNTRAKQMSELIKDGRMYAGFRLAKNGSATAFNIAEGNRPADIFVADGDCRNLRRLTDVNPQLSNKRLSKTQLFSYLDADGTKSYGVVYLPVDYEPGKKYPTVFNIYEQFFDDTFNSTINILTNNGYAVVQPSVNLEQGFPGEAWAKGVTAAANKLIEMGIADPERLGVQGTSYGGYATNLLITQTNRFKAAINISGKVNMISFYTDSPRLGDRNTHAPEKSQDRIGATLWQQPQKYIQHSAVMFADRIKTPLLLMTGEQDHNVPARQAMEMYYALRRLGKAVEWVSYTNGGHGMPTTTIDEVKDYHARITKWYDDHLKGDLKKKTEDKTDAGQQ from the coding sequence ATGAAGTATCAAAAAATCTTGAGTATCAGTTTGATGTTTACCATCTTTCTTGTGTCAATCTCTGTTTTCGCAACCCAACCGTTTATTCAGGCGCAAAGTTCCCGGTTTACGGTTGACGACCTGCTTGATGTGACCAACATCAATGTCGCCGATTTCAGCGAAGATGGAAAATGGATTGTGGCAACGGCATCGACGCTCCGCGACCGCATCGGTATTGATAATCATCGCTTCGGTGACCCGACTTACATTGCGCCGGCGCTTGCGGATATTCTGCTCATTGAAACCCAAACTGGAAAAACTCAAAAACTTTTTCCGACTCGTCGTCAGGTTCGCGCTTTGCGTTGGTCGCCTGATGCTTCACGTTTAGCGATGCTCCTGCTCGAAGGTGAACTATTCAAGCCGGTCGTCTGGGAACGCGCCACCGGTAAACTCAACAGCATCACATTGCCGCCCAATAAACTCGTAGCTGAGAACACCGAACTCGAATGGTCTGCCGACAGCTCACAACTGCTGCTTTCGTTGCGTAGCGCCGATTGGAAAAAACGCGCCAGCGACCGCTTCAAATCATTGACCGCTGCGCCCATCGTGACGCTTTCGAGCAAAGACCCATTTCTGGCATGGGAAGAGTTGCGGCGTATGGCGAACCTGCGTTCACTTGCCATCTGCGATGTCAAAAGCAATCAAGTGCGTGAAGTGGTCGCCGAATCCAGAATCAACGCTTTCGATTTTTCCGAAGACTCAACATTCATCACTTACTCTGAAGACATCACCAAAAAGACCGACTACGACACCATCGGCGGAGTCGATAATCAAGTGCAACTGATTTCCGCACAGGGCGGCGCGGCGCGCACGCTCATCAAATCGACCAAAGGATTGAATATCATCTGGTCGCGCGACACGCGAAGTTATGCTTATACGAAAGACGGCAACATCTTTATTGCGAAGATTGATGACAAAGAGGCGCGACAACTCACCGGCAAGAAAGATGAGAAGAGCGACACTAAAGACGATGCCGATAAAAAAGATGAAAGCAAAACTGACGACAAAGCCAAGTCCGGGAAAGAGACTTTCAATGCGGTTCGGTTAAGCGCCAGAGGCGAGGCGCTGGTTGCTTCAAATAAAGAGGGCTTGTGGTTGATTGATACGACGACCGGCGCGAAAGAAAATTTTTTGAAGCAGAATGAAGAAGACAAAGAAGCGCCGCGTTATCAGGTGAGCGATTGGAGCGCGGACGGCGAAAATATTTATTTGAGCTACGCTTCACGCACCCGCTGGGAGCGCGGTTTTATGCGTTACAACACCCGCGCCAAACAGATGAGCGAGCTAATCAAAGACGGGCGAATGTATGCGGGATTTCGTTTGGCGAAAAATGGCAGCGCAACGGCGTTTAATATCGCCGAAGGCAATCGTCCGGCAGATATTTTTGTCGCAGATGGCGATTGCAGAAACCTTCGCCGCTTAACCGATGTCAATCCACAACTCAGTAATAAGCGATTGAGCAAGACCCAACTCTTTTCTTACCTTGATGCCGATGGCACGAAGAGTTACGGCGTCGTCTATTTGCCTGTAGATTATGAACCGGGCAAAAAATATCCGACGGTGTTCAATATCTACGAACAATTTTTCGATGACACATTCAATTCGACCATCAACATTTTGACCAACAATGGTTATGCGGTGGTGCAACCGTCGGTGAATTTAGAGCAGGGCTTTCCCGGCGAAGCCTGGGCGAAAGGGGTCACGGCGGCTGCCAATAAATTAATCGAAATGGGCATTGCCGACCCTGAACGTTTGGGCGTCCAGGGCACAAGTTACGGCGGCTATGCGACCAACCTGTTGATTACCCAGACCAATCGTTTCAAAGCGGCGATTAACATATCCGGCAAAGTAAATATGATTAGCTTCTATACGGATAGCCCGCGACTTGGCGACCGCAATACCCACGCGCCGGAAAAGAGTCAAGACCGCATCGGGGCGACGCTCTGGCAACAACCCCAGAAATACATTCAACATTCGGCGGTGATGTTTGCCGATAGAATCAAAACGCCGCTTCTGCTCATGACCGGCGAACAAGACCACAATGTCCCGGCGCGACAGGCGATGGAGATGTATTACGCGCTTAGGCGTTTAGGCAAAGCCGTCGAGTGGGTGAGTTACACCAACGGCGGTCACGGCATGCCGACGACGACGATTGACGAAGTGAAAGATTATCACGCGCGCATTACAAAATGGTACGACGACCATTTGAAAGGCGATTTGAAAAAGAAAACCGAAGACAAAACCGACGCCGGGCAGCAATAG
- a CDS encoding M23 family metallopeptidase, whose protein sequence is MRFVQVIKRVLLITLFIIGLIFAIWLAFIARPSSEFIGRATAAPANGQASKPVKAMLVGAAEEKPANVETVSAAPTLPSPPAVVKPAVIGGANSTKLTIPVQGITPDKLTDTFDAARSEGRTHQALDIMAPRGTPVIAAAGGVIKRIFYSERGGHTLYQLGIDGKTVFYYAHLDSYAKSIAQGSEVKQGEVLAYVGDTGNAGAGNYHLHFAMWMVTDPKRLWSGENINPYPLLR, encoded by the coding sequence ATGCGTTTTGTGCAGGTTATAAAGCGCGTTTTATTAATCACATTATTTATCATCGGGTTGATTTTTGCTATCTGGCTGGCATTCATTGCCCGACCCTCATCTGAATTCATCGGTCGCGCCACGGCTGCGCCGGCAAATGGTCAGGCATCAAAGCCTGTAAAAGCAATGTTGGTCGGCGCTGCGGAAGAAAAGCCTGCCAATGTTGAAACCGTTTCTGCCGCGCCAACCCTTCCTTCGCCGCCAGCGGTCGTCAAGCCTGCGGTGATTGGTGGCGCGAATTCAACGAAGTTGACGATTCCGGTTCAAGGAATAACGCCGGACAAATTGACGGACACGTTCGATGCGGCGCGTTCAGAAGGTCGCACCCATCAGGCGCTTGATATTATGGCACCCAGAGGCACACCTGTGATTGCCGCTGCTGGAGGCGTAATTAAACGCATTTTTTACAGCGAACGCGGCGGTCATACGCTTTATCAACTGGGCATAGATGGCAAGACAGTTTTCTATTACGCGCATCTCGATAGTTATGCAAAAAGCATTGCCCAAGGCAGCGAAGTTAAACAGGGCGAGGTACTGGCTTATGTCGGGGATACAGGCAATGCGGGAGCCGGAAATTATCATCTGCATTTTGCAATGTGGATGGTGACCGACCCCAAACGCCTATGGAGTGGCGAAAACATCAACCCCTATCCTTTACTGCGTTAG
- a CDS encoding L,D-transpeptidase family protein, whose amino-acid sequence MNKRNKQWFVVPLTAIVLTVGCTPLNTLNTNSSPPPANQNANATPSLQTNAGSVTMFTLPMLRAFFDNRNFTAELSNRLGLSVDQISQLQKLARDSRNLNAEEEAGDSTYAARQEAREKIAAIIGEQKTAQLAVIVDEYWHGKPTAANGATNADGTTDSASWNIIPTDTRIVVNAPAYRMDIFENGQLVKSFKVGVGYPEFPLPTGLRQAQAIIFNPSWVPPDEPWVESSTRVRPGEKVEAGDKLNPLGIAKIPIGLPSLIHGGKAAAKIGGFASHGCIGLTDAQMREFIQEIARISNTNITAQDIAEYGKRRTQTQEVKLTVPVPVELRYETILVENGNLHIYRDIYDMDTNTEANLRMVLGKYGVTVEDLSEAEQTQILKALKDMSRDASGKLDNDKRGVNASQSNANRKTDKPKAKSAKVTRTVKGAKEVVIDIAALVGKGYPEPIASVGRKIKSSKSLTSRK is encoded by the coding sequence ATGAATAAACGGAATAAACAATGGTTTGTGGTGCCGCTAACGGCGATTGTCCTGACAGTAGGGTGTACACCGCTGAATACGCTGAATACCAACAGTTCGCCGCCACCCGCCAATCAAAACGCCAACGCGACGCCGTCTTTGCAGACGAACGCCGGTTCCGTGACCATGTTTACTTTGCCCATGCTGCGCGCATTTTTTGATAACCGGAATTTTACAGCAGAACTCAGCAATCGTTTGGGTTTGAGCGTTGACCAGATCAGTCAATTGCAAAAGCTGGCACGCGATTCGCGAAATTTAAATGCCGAAGAAGAAGCGGGCGACTCTACATATGCTGCGCGTCAAGAGGCGAGAGAAAAGATTGCCGCGATTATCGGAGAACAGAAGACCGCGCAGCTTGCGGTTATCGTTGATGAATACTGGCATGGCAAACCGACTGCGGCGAACGGCGCAACCAATGCTGATGGCACAACCGACAGTGCATCCTGGAACATCATCCCAACCGATACGCGCATTGTGGTCAATGCGCCTGCCTATCGTATGGATATTTTTGAAAACGGACAGTTGGTGAAATCCTTCAAAGTTGGCGTCGGCTACCCTGAATTTCCTTTGCCGACGGGGTTGCGGCAGGCACAGGCGATTATCTTTAATCCGAGTTGGGTGCCGCCTGATGAACCCTGGGTTGAATCATCGACCAGGGTGAGACCCGGCGAGAAGGTCGAAGCCGGAGATAAATTGAACCCTTTAGGCATTGCCAAAATTCCGATTGGCTTACCGTCATTGATTCATGGCGGCAAAGCCGCCGCTAAAATCGGCGGCTTTGCTTCGCATGGCTGTATAGGTTTAACTGATGCGCAGATGCGTGAATTTATTCAGGAAATCGCCAGAATCAGTAACACGAATATAACCGCGCAAGACATTGCCGAATACGGTAAGCGGCGCACCCAAACCCAGGAGGTGAAACTCACGGTGCCGGTTCCCGTTGAACTGCGTTATGAAACCATTTTGGTTGAAAACGGGAACTTGCATATTTACCGCGACATTTATGATATGGATACCAACACCGAAGCGAATTTGCGAATGGTGCTCGGCAAGTATGGGGTGACGGTTGAAGATTTAAGCGAAGCAGAGCAGACACAAATATTAAAGGCATTGAAAGACATGTCCCGCGATGCATCGGGAAAACTCGATAACGATAAACGCGGCGTGAATGCTTCGCAAAGCAATGCCAATCGAAAAACGGATAAACCAAAAGCCAAAAGCGCCAAAGTGACGCGCACCGTTAAAGGCGCAAAAGAGGTGGTCATCGATATTGCCGCGCTTGTCGGCAAAGGCTACCCCGAACCCATCGCTTCGGTTGGTCGCAAGATCAAATCAAGCAAATCTCTAACGTCGCGAAAGTAA